The sequence CTTACCGTTGACATTTATATTCTTGTATGACTCATTTTGGTTGTATCGTTTCAGAGAACCCGGAGCTGAACAAAAGTTCAAGGACATTAGCAATGCTTATGAGGTCAGTTTCTTACCCAATCCTACCTCATCGTTTGGCCTGTCAAGGGTTACAGATAAGTCGTTAGTCAACATTTTGATGGAGAAATTTATTATGTAGGTTTTATCAGACGATGAAAAGCGATCCATATATGACAGATATGGGGAGGCTGGGCTTAAAGGTGCTGGTGTTGGCACAGGGGTAAGTTCTTTCTACCAAAAGACTAGTTTCTTAAGTTAATCAAGATATCTAAAGATGGCAATTTCGAACCAATTACTTCTGAACAGGTCACTTcaggttatttttttatttttatattttacaggATTTCAGCAACCCGTTTGATCTCTTTGAATCGTTGTTTGATGGCTTGGGTGGGATGGGTGGCATGGGAGGAATGGGAGGCATGGGGGGACGAAATACACGTAAAAGGGCTACACAAGGTGAAGACCAAGGTTACAATCTCGTTTTAAACTTCAAAGAAGCCATATTTGGTGTTGAAAAAGAGATCGAGGTTAGCCGTCTCGAGAGCTGTGGAACTTGCAGTGGGTCGGGTGCCAAACCTGGAACCAGCGCATCCAAATGCACAACTTGTGGTGGTCAAGGTCAAGTTATATCTTCAGCCCGAACCCCATTGGGTGTCTTCCAACAAGTCATGACATGTTCTTCTTGTAATGGAACTGGTGAAATATCAACCCCTTGTAATACATGTAACGGAGACGGGCGGGTAAGAAAATCTAAACGGATCAGCCTTAAAGTCCCGGCTGGAGTCGATGCAGGCAGCCGTTTGCGGGTCCGTTCGGAGGGTAATGCAGGAAGGAAAGGTGGGCCCCCTGGAGACCTGTTTGTTATGATTGATGTTCTTCAAGATCCCGTATTAAAACGGGATGACACTAATATTCTCTACACTTGTAAAATCACGTATATTGATGCTATTTTGGGGACAACCATGAAAGTTCCAACTGTAGATGGGATGGTAGATTTGAAAATCCCAGCCGGGACCCAGCCCGGGACTACCCTTGTTATGGCGAAAAAGGGGGTCCCAGTTCTGAACAAAAACAACATGAGGGGTGATCAATTGGTGAGAGTGCAGGTAGAAATTCCAAAACGATTGAGTGGGGAAGAAAGGAAGCTAATCgaaaaactttcgagtttaaagaaGGATAAAGTTCCCAACAGCAGCAGTGTATAGGGCAATGGGTAATGTGTATTTGGTTTCTGAATCAGGGCTCGATGCAACCCACGGAAATAGAAAGATTTTTTCAGGTGTAGATTATGTAACATGAATCTATACATGGTTTATATACTGGTTGTGTAGACAATTACAAATAAATTGTCATAATTTATACAGTAGCTGATACTTTAGAAGGATTTTGGATTATGCTCAAGCAATGTAAATTGATGAGACCATTTTGACATCTTTCAATTGTTGATCGAGCTTCATGCGTTCTTGGATCATA comes from Rutidosis leptorrhynchoides isolate AG116_Rl617_1_P2 chromosome 4, CSIRO_AGI_Rlap_v1, whole genome shotgun sequence and encodes:
- the LOC139845268 gene encoding chaperone protein dnaJ A6, chloroplastic-like; this translates as MSIVPGGSTWVARWGVQPQLMSKASSTSYSSMQLPCVSINTRELTSPCSAFCSQDSLHALYSTGSFGKSLHRRGGRLIVRAESDYYSVLGVSKDSSKSEIKSAYRKLARSYHPDVNKEPGAEQKFKDISNAYEVLSDDEKRSIYDRYGEAGLKGAGVGTGDFSNPFDLFESLFDGLGGMGGMGGMGGMGGRNTRKRATQGEDQGYNLVLNFKEAIFGVEKEIEVSRLESCGTCSGSGAKPGTSASKCTTCGGQGQVISSARTPLGVFQQVMTCSSCNGTGEISTPCNTCNGDGRVRKSKRISLKVPAGVDAGSRLRVRSEGNAGRKGGPPGDLFVMIDVLQDPVLKRDDTNILYTCKITYIDAILGTTMKVPTVDGMVDLKIPAGTQPGTTLVMAKKGVPVLNKNNMRGDQLVRVQVEIPKRLSGEERKLIEKLSSLKKDKVPNSSSV